In Canis lupus dingo isolate Sandy chromosome 1, ASM325472v2, whole genome shotgun sequence, a single genomic region encodes these proteins:
- the RPS16 gene encoding 40S ribosomal protein S16 isoform X3 gives MPSKGPLQSVQVFGQDGHRRGALQAGQRPHQGERAAPGDDRATHAALLEPVLLLGKERFAGVDIRVRVKGGGHVAQIYAIRQSISKALVAYYQKYVDEASKKEIKDILIQYDRTLLVADPRRCESKKFGGPGARARYQKSYR, from the exons ATGCCGTCCAAGGGTCCTCTGCAGTCCGTGCAGGTCTTCGGAC AAGACGGCCACCGCCGTGGCGCACTGCAAGCGGGGCAACGGCCTCATCAAGGTGAACGGGCGGCCCCTGGAGATGATCGAGCCACGCACGCTGCA CTACTGGAACCTGTTCTGCTTCTGGGCAAGGAGCGATTTGCCGGGGTGGACATCCGTGTCCGAGTGAAGGGTGGTGGTCACGTGGCCCAGATTTACG CCATCCGCCAGTCCATCTCCAAGGCGCTGGTGGCCTATTACCAGAAAT ATGTGGACGAGGCCTCCAAGAAGGAGATCAAAGACATCCTTATCCAGTACGACCGGACCCTGCTGGTGGCAGATCCCCGGCGCTGCGAATCCAAAAAGTTTGGCGGTCCTGGTGCCCGTGCTCGCTACCAGAAATCCTACCGATGA
- the PLEKHG2 gene encoding pleckstrin homology domain-containing family G member 2 isoform X2 → MPEGARGPSLSKPSPGLGRGPTGEVCNCAAVCETQTAPATPAMASPRGSGSSTSLSTVGSEGDPAPGPTPACSASRPEPLPGPPIRLHLSPVGTPGSAKPSRLERVAREIVETERAYVRDLRSIVEDYLGPLLDGGVLGLSAEQVGILFANIEDIYEFSSELLEDLEGSPSAGGIAECFVQRSEDFDIYTLYCMNYPSSLALLRELSLSPPAALWLQERQAQLHHSLPLQSFLLKPVQRILKYHLLLQELGKHWAEGPGAGGREMVEEAIVSMTAVAWYINDMKRKQEHAARLQEVQRRLGGWTGPELSAFGELVLEGAFRGGGGGGPRLRGGERLLFLFSRMLLVAKRRGPEYTYKGHIFCCNLSVSESPRDPLGFKVSDLTIPKHRHLLQAKNQEEKRLWIHCLQRLFFENHPASIPAKAKQVLLENSLHCAPKSKPIPEPLTPPLGSPRPRDARSFTPGRRNTAPSPGPSATRRGRRQSEPMKDPYVMFPQNAQPRLKHAGSEGELYPTLEPQPSVPASGPPEDLEDTGPPTLEPSGTSITEEILELLNQRGLRDPAPSPHDIPKFPGDSQVPEGSDPLTFQALPSRDSSEEEEEEELEMDERGPSPLHVLEGLESSSTAENPDVPGLTKSPDTPNLPEIPSLAEIPKIPHLPSLSDISSVFEMPCLPAIPSVPDIPSLPSAPTLPCDSWLQGPLRGPDEALATRRELFPGSSSTKLGEPSSGGRAGREEAAEGESFPDFQPQDVPRDQGIPDELEFRSCSEIRSAWQALEQGQLARPGFPEPLLILEDSDLGGGSGGSGKAGAPSSSSERAASRVRELARLYSERIQQMQRAETRASANAPRRRPRALAQPQLSPCLPHEQAEPGPLPAFGHVLVCELAFPLTCAQESVPLGPATRVQAATPLSKQGGCLGGEGLNVSNLPEQDHLGIQVPAAAPLPERRGLWNIQSVAGAAAAVPKQEDAPGVRVPATALPAQEAHLEIQVPGTAPLAEDGGHVDIRDPSSPALPRRGCCSDVTVVATATTLKQEGHLRTQTLAGTPLTKQGGPRDVQFPAGGCDQAMNTLLTRGGNHQIPGSTPLPLRHELPDIQAPGASPVPACGGHLSHHVPAGAPLSSPQDCSDVQAPNPSPLPAHGSCLDDRVPASTPLCVPHNPEVPATTPLPQQPGLPDTQVQALPPLPEQDSLPDSAGPSAAPLLEQKSLTDGHGPAAMLSPERRGSQDIQGLVPTPGQSAVVMSKPGGHLVSPVVRSETSELTPPHSPAPPTRQLLGPNAAALSRYLAASYISQSLARRQGPGGDAPAASRGPWSSSAPASRAPSPPPQPQPPPPPARRLSYATTVNIHVGGGGRLRPAKAQVRLNHPTLLAPPQESVGLRGAQGTPDAPFHT, encoded by the exons ATGCCCGAGGGAGCCCGGGGACCCAGCCTGTCCAAACCCAGCCCTGGCCTTGGCCGCGGCCCCACAGGTGAAGTGTGCAACTGTGCAGCTGTGTGTGAGACCCAGACAG cccctgcaaCCCCGGCCATGGCCTCCCCCCGAGGTTCTGGGAGCTCCACATCCCTCAGCACTGTGGGCTCCGAGGGGGACCCGGCTCCGGGGCCCACCCCAGCCTGCTCAGCGTCCAGGCCAGAGCCCCTTCCAGGGCCCCCCATCCGCCTGCATCTGTCACCTGTGGGCACCCCGGGTTCGGCCAAACCCTCGAGGCTGGAGCGAGTGGCGCGAGAGATCGTGGAGACAGAGCGGGCCTATGTCCGGGACCTTCGCAGCATCGTGGAG GACTACCTGGGCCCTCTGCTGGACGGTGGGGTCCTGGGGCTGAGCGCGGAGCAGGTGGGCATACTATTTGCCAACATCGAGGACATCTACGAGTTCAGCAG tGAGCTCCTGGAGGACCTAGAGGGCAGCCCCAGCGCGGGGGGCATTGCCGAGTGCTTTGTGCAGAGG AGTGAGGATTTTGACATCTACACGTTGTACTGCATGAACTACCCGAG CTCCCTAGCCCTGCTCCGGGAGCTGTCGCTGTCCCCGCCTGCAGCCCTGTGGTTGCAGGAGCGCCAGGCCCAGCTCCACCACTCGCTGCCCCTGCAGAGCTTCCTGCTCAAACCTGTTCAGCGGATCCTCAAGTACCACCTGCTGCTGCAG GAGCTTGGCAAGCACTGGGCAGAGGGCCCGGGCGCCGGGGGCCGCGAGATGGTGGAAGAGGCAATTGTGTCCATGACAGCCGTCGCCTGGTACATCAATGACATGAAACGCAAGCAGGAGCATGCTGCGCGCCTCCAG GAAGTGCAGCGGCGGCTGGGCGGCTGGACCGGCCCGGAGCTCAGTGCCTTCGGGGAGCTGGTGCTGGAGGGCGCCTtccgaggcggcggcgggggtggCCCCCGACTTCGAGGGGGCGAGCGgctgctctttctcttctcccgGATGCTGCTCGTGGCCAAGCGCCGGGGACCGGAGTACACCTACAAGGGCCACATCTTC TGCTGCAACCTGAGTGTGAGCGAGAGCCCTCGAGACCCTCTGGGGTTCAAGGTGTCCGATCTGACCATTCCCAAACACAGGCACCTCCTCCAG gcCAAGAACCAAGAAGAGAAGAGGCTGTGGATTCACTGTCTCCAGCGCCTCTTCTTTGAGAACCACCCGGCCTCTATCCCTGCCAAG GCAAAACAAGTTCTCCTTGAAAACAGCCTGCACT GTGCTCCTAAAAGTAAGCCTATCCCAGAGCCCCTGACACCCCCGCTTGGGTCTCCCCGACCTCGAGATGCTAGAAGTTTCACCCCTGGACGAAGGAACACAG CTCCGTCTCCAGGACCCTCTGCTACCCGCCGTGGCCGCAGACAGTCCG AGCCGATGAAGGACCCATACGTTATGTTTCCACAGAACG CTCAGCCTAGACTCAAG CACGCTGGCAGTGAGGGGGAGCTGTACCCCACCTTAGAGCCTCAGCCATCAGTTCCAGCTTCCGGACCCCCTGAGGACCTGGAAGACACTGGACCCCCCACCCTGGAACCCTCTGGGACCTCGATCACTGAAGAGATCCTGGAGCTGCTGAACCAGAGAGGCCTCCGGGATCCAGCG CCATCGCCCCACGACATCCCCAAGTTCCCTGGAGACTCCCAGGTGCCGGAGGGCAGTGACCCCCTCACATTCCAAGCCCTGCCCAGCCGGGACTcttcagaagaggaggaggaggaggagctggaaaTGGACGAACGTGGGCCTTCCCCACTCCATGTCCTGGAGGGGCTCGAAAGTTCCAGCACAGCTGAAAATCCTGACGTTCCCGGCCTTACGAAAAGTCCAGATACACCCAACCTCCCTGAAATTCCCAGCCTGGCTGAAATTCCCAAGATTCCCCACCTTCCCAGTCTGTCAGACATTTCCAGTGTTTTTGAAATGCCCTGCCTTCCAGCCATACCTAGTGTCCCTGACATTCCTAGTCTTCCCAGCGCTCCCACCCTGCCCTGTGACTCATGGCTCCAGGGACCTCTGCGGGGGCCCGATGAGGCCCTGGCCACCAGGAGAGAACTGTTCCCTGGAAGCAGTTCCACAAAACTGGGAGAGCCGTCCTCAGGCGGCAGGGCAGGGCGGGAGGAGGCTGCGGAAGGGGAGTCGTTCCCAGACTTCCAGCCGCAGGATGTCCCCCGAGATCAGGGAATCCCGGATGAGCTGGAATTCCGCTCCTGTTCGGAGATCCGGAGCGCCTGGCAGGCCCTGGAGCAGGGGCAGCTGGCCCGGCCGGGTTTCCCGGAGCCACTGCTCATCCTGGAAGATTCGGATCTGGGCGGAGGCAGCGGCGGGAGTGGGAAGGCAGGAGCCCCGAGTTCGAGTTCGGAGCGGGCAGCCTCCCGAGTGCGAGAGTTAGCCCGGCTCTACAGCGAGCGCATCCAGCAGATGCAGCGGGCTGAGACCCGGGCGTCGGCCAAcgccccccgccgccggccgCGCGCCCTGGCCCAACCGCAGCTGTCCCCCTGCCTGCCGCACGAGCAGGCTGagccag ggcccctgcctgcctttggacATGTGCTGGTTTGTGAGCTGGCCTTCCCGCTGACCTGTGCCCAGGAGTCTGTTCCTCTGGGTCCCGCCACCCGGGTTCAAGCCGCCACACCTTTGTCCAAGCAGGGAGGCTGCCTGGGGGGCGAGGGTCTAAACGTTTCAAATTTGCCTGAGCAAGACCATCTGGGCATCCAGGTTCCAGCTGCGGCCCCGTTGCCTGAGCGGAGAGGCCTCTGGAATATACAGAGTGTGGCCGGAGCCGCCGCAGCCGTGCCGAAGCAGGAGGACGCCCCAGGTGTTCGGGTGCCGGCTACAGCTTTGCCTGCTCAGGAAGCCCACCTGGAAATCCAAGTTCCAGGCACCGCTCCTTTGGCTGAGGATGGAGGCCATGTGGACATCCGGGATCCAAGCAGCCCCGCTTTGCCCAGGCGGGGATGCTGTTCCGATGTTACGGTTGTAGCCACGGCCACTACGCTGAAGCAAGAAGGTCACTTGCGCACCCAGACCCTGGCCGGTACCCCGCTAACTAAGCAAGGAGGTCCCCGGGATGTTCAGTTCCCAGCCGGTGGCTGCGATCAGGCCATGAACACTTTGCTTACGCGTGGAGGGAACCATCAGATCCCAGGCAGCACCCCACTGCCCCTGCGACACGAGCTCCCGGACATTCAGGCTCCAGGTGCCTCACCTGTGCCTGCATGTGGAGGCCACCTAAGCCATCACGTCCCAGCCGGTGCTCCACTGTCTTCACCCCAAGACTGCTCAGACGTTCAGGCTCCAAACCCCTCGCCTTTGCCCGCACATGGGAGCTGCCTAGACGATCGGGTCCCAGCCAGCACGCCGCTGTGTGTGCCCCACAACCCGGAGGTCCCAGCTACCACACCTTTGCCCCAGCAACCAGGCCTCCCAGACACCCAAGTCCAGGCCCTCCCACCTTTGCCCGAGCAGGACAGCCTCCCAGACAGCGCCGGTCCATCTGCTGCACCTTTGTTGGAGCAGAAGAGCCTCACAGATGGGCATGGTCCAGCTGCAATGCTTTCGCCCGAGCGAAGAGGCTCTCAGGACATCCAGGGCCTGGTACCCACCCCAGGCCAGAGCGCCGTGGTTATGTCCAAACCGGGAGGCCACCTGGTCTCTCCTGTAGTCCGGTCAGAGACTTCAGAGTTGACCCCGCCCCACAGTCCCGCTCCTCCAACCCGTCAGCTCCTGGGCCCCAATGCAGCTGCCCTCTCAAGATACCTGGCAGCCTCGTACATCAGCCAGAGCCTGGCTCGGCGGCAAGGGCCTGGAGGGGACGCTCCCGCAGCCTCCCGGGGTCCCTGgtcctcctctgcccctgcatCGCGGGCACCTTCACCACcgccccaaccccagcccccaccacccccagccagGAGGCTCAGCTATGCCACCACGGTCAACATCCATGTCGGGGGTGGTGGGCGGCTGCGGCCGGCCAAGGCCCAGGTCAGGTTGAACCACCCCACTCTCCTGGCGCCCCCCCAGGAATCTGTGGGCCTTCGCGGGGCCCAGGGAACTCCTGATGCCCCTTTCCACACGTGA
- the PLEKHG2 gene encoding pleckstrin homology domain-containing family G member 2 isoform X1, whose protein sequence is MPEGARGPSLSKPSPGLGRGPTGEVCNCAAVCETQTAAPATPAMASPRGSGSSTSLSTVGSEGDPAPGPTPACSASRPEPLPGPPIRLHLSPVGTPGSAKPSRLERVAREIVETERAYVRDLRSIVEDYLGPLLDGGVLGLSAEQVGILFANIEDIYEFSSELLEDLEGSPSAGGIAECFVQRSEDFDIYTLYCMNYPSSLALLRELSLSPPAALWLQERQAQLHHSLPLQSFLLKPVQRILKYHLLLQELGKHWAEGPGAGGREMVEEAIVSMTAVAWYINDMKRKQEHAARLQEVQRRLGGWTGPELSAFGELVLEGAFRGGGGGGPRLRGGERLLFLFSRMLLVAKRRGPEYTYKGHIFCCNLSVSESPRDPLGFKVSDLTIPKHRHLLQAKNQEEKRLWIHCLQRLFFENHPASIPAKAKQVLLENSLHCAPKSKPIPEPLTPPLGSPRPRDARSFTPGRRNTAPSPGPSATRRGRRQSEPMKDPYVMFPQNAQPRLKHAGSEGELYPTLEPQPSVPASGPPEDLEDTGPPTLEPSGTSITEEILELLNQRGLRDPAPSPHDIPKFPGDSQVPEGSDPLTFQALPSRDSSEEEEEEELEMDERGPSPLHVLEGLESSSTAENPDVPGLTKSPDTPNLPEIPSLAEIPKIPHLPSLSDISSVFEMPCLPAIPSVPDIPSLPSAPTLPCDSWLQGPLRGPDEALATRRELFPGSSSTKLGEPSSGGRAGREEAAEGESFPDFQPQDVPRDQGIPDELEFRSCSEIRSAWQALEQGQLARPGFPEPLLILEDSDLGGGSGGSGKAGAPSSSSERAASRVRELARLYSERIQQMQRAETRASANAPRRRPRALAQPQLSPCLPHEQAEPGPLPAFGHVLVCELAFPLTCAQESVPLGPATRVQAATPLSKQGGCLGGEGLNVSNLPEQDHLGIQVPAAAPLPERRGLWNIQSVAGAAAAVPKQEDAPGVRVPATALPAQEAHLEIQVPGTAPLAEDGGHVDIRDPSSPALPRRGCCSDVTVVATATTLKQEGHLRTQTLAGTPLTKQGGPRDVQFPAGGCDQAMNTLLTRGGNHQIPGSTPLPLRHELPDIQAPGASPVPACGGHLSHHVPAGAPLSSPQDCSDVQAPNPSPLPAHGSCLDDRVPASTPLCVPHNPEVPATTPLPQQPGLPDTQVQALPPLPEQDSLPDSAGPSAAPLLEQKSLTDGHGPAAMLSPERRGSQDIQGLVPTPGQSAVVMSKPGGHLVSPVVRSETSELTPPHSPAPPTRQLLGPNAAALSRYLAASYISQSLARRQGPGGDAPAASRGPWSSSAPASRAPSPPPQPQPPPPPARRLSYATTVNIHVGGGGRLRPAKAQVRLNHPTLLAPPQESVGLRGAQGTPDAPFHT, encoded by the exons ATGCCCGAGGGAGCCCGGGGACCCAGCCTGTCCAAACCCAGCCCTGGCCTTGGCCGCGGCCCCACAGGTGAAGTGTGCAACTGTGCAGCTGTGTGTGAGACCCAGACAG cagcccctgcaaCCCCGGCCATGGCCTCCCCCCGAGGTTCTGGGAGCTCCACATCCCTCAGCACTGTGGGCTCCGAGGGGGACCCGGCTCCGGGGCCCACCCCAGCCTGCTCAGCGTCCAGGCCAGAGCCCCTTCCAGGGCCCCCCATCCGCCTGCATCTGTCACCTGTGGGCACCCCGGGTTCGGCCAAACCCTCGAGGCTGGAGCGAGTGGCGCGAGAGATCGTGGAGACAGAGCGGGCCTATGTCCGGGACCTTCGCAGCATCGTGGAG GACTACCTGGGCCCTCTGCTGGACGGTGGGGTCCTGGGGCTGAGCGCGGAGCAGGTGGGCATACTATTTGCCAACATCGAGGACATCTACGAGTTCAGCAG tGAGCTCCTGGAGGACCTAGAGGGCAGCCCCAGCGCGGGGGGCATTGCCGAGTGCTTTGTGCAGAGG AGTGAGGATTTTGACATCTACACGTTGTACTGCATGAACTACCCGAG CTCCCTAGCCCTGCTCCGGGAGCTGTCGCTGTCCCCGCCTGCAGCCCTGTGGTTGCAGGAGCGCCAGGCCCAGCTCCACCACTCGCTGCCCCTGCAGAGCTTCCTGCTCAAACCTGTTCAGCGGATCCTCAAGTACCACCTGCTGCTGCAG GAGCTTGGCAAGCACTGGGCAGAGGGCCCGGGCGCCGGGGGCCGCGAGATGGTGGAAGAGGCAATTGTGTCCATGACAGCCGTCGCCTGGTACATCAATGACATGAAACGCAAGCAGGAGCATGCTGCGCGCCTCCAG GAAGTGCAGCGGCGGCTGGGCGGCTGGACCGGCCCGGAGCTCAGTGCCTTCGGGGAGCTGGTGCTGGAGGGCGCCTtccgaggcggcggcgggggtggCCCCCGACTTCGAGGGGGCGAGCGgctgctctttctcttctcccgGATGCTGCTCGTGGCCAAGCGCCGGGGACCGGAGTACACCTACAAGGGCCACATCTTC TGCTGCAACCTGAGTGTGAGCGAGAGCCCTCGAGACCCTCTGGGGTTCAAGGTGTCCGATCTGACCATTCCCAAACACAGGCACCTCCTCCAG gcCAAGAACCAAGAAGAGAAGAGGCTGTGGATTCACTGTCTCCAGCGCCTCTTCTTTGAGAACCACCCGGCCTCTATCCCTGCCAAG GCAAAACAAGTTCTCCTTGAAAACAGCCTGCACT GTGCTCCTAAAAGTAAGCCTATCCCAGAGCCCCTGACACCCCCGCTTGGGTCTCCCCGACCTCGAGATGCTAGAAGTTTCACCCCTGGACGAAGGAACACAG CTCCGTCTCCAGGACCCTCTGCTACCCGCCGTGGCCGCAGACAGTCCG AGCCGATGAAGGACCCATACGTTATGTTTCCACAGAACG CTCAGCCTAGACTCAAG CACGCTGGCAGTGAGGGGGAGCTGTACCCCACCTTAGAGCCTCAGCCATCAGTTCCAGCTTCCGGACCCCCTGAGGACCTGGAAGACACTGGACCCCCCACCCTGGAACCCTCTGGGACCTCGATCACTGAAGAGATCCTGGAGCTGCTGAACCAGAGAGGCCTCCGGGATCCAGCG CCATCGCCCCACGACATCCCCAAGTTCCCTGGAGACTCCCAGGTGCCGGAGGGCAGTGACCCCCTCACATTCCAAGCCCTGCCCAGCCGGGACTcttcagaagaggaggaggaggaggagctggaaaTGGACGAACGTGGGCCTTCCCCACTCCATGTCCTGGAGGGGCTCGAAAGTTCCAGCACAGCTGAAAATCCTGACGTTCCCGGCCTTACGAAAAGTCCAGATACACCCAACCTCCCTGAAATTCCCAGCCTGGCTGAAATTCCCAAGATTCCCCACCTTCCCAGTCTGTCAGACATTTCCAGTGTTTTTGAAATGCCCTGCCTTCCAGCCATACCTAGTGTCCCTGACATTCCTAGTCTTCCCAGCGCTCCCACCCTGCCCTGTGACTCATGGCTCCAGGGACCTCTGCGGGGGCCCGATGAGGCCCTGGCCACCAGGAGAGAACTGTTCCCTGGAAGCAGTTCCACAAAACTGGGAGAGCCGTCCTCAGGCGGCAGGGCAGGGCGGGAGGAGGCTGCGGAAGGGGAGTCGTTCCCAGACTTCCAGCCGCAGGATGTCCCCCGAGATCAGGGAATCCCGGATGAGCTGGAATTCCGCTCCTGTTCGGAGATCCGGAGCGCCTGGCAGGCCCTGGAGCAGGGGCAGCTGGCCCGGCCGGGTTTCCCGGAGCCACTGCTCATCCTGGAAGATTCGGATCTGGGCGGAGGCAGCGGCGGGAGTGGGAAGGCAGGAGCCCCGAGTTCGAGTTCGGAGCGGGCAGCCTCCCGAGTGCGAGAGTTAGCCCGGCTCTACAGCGAGCGCATCCAGCAGATGCAGCGGGCTGAGACCCGGGCGTCGGCCAAcgccccccgccgccggccgCGCGCCCTGGCCCAACCGCAGCTGTCCCCCTGCCTGCCGCACGAGCAGGCTGagccag ggcccctgcctgcctttggacATGTGCTGGTTTGTGAGCTGGCCTTCCCGCTGACCTGTGCCCAGGAGTCTGTTCCTCTGGGTCCCGCCACCCGGGTTCAAGCCGCCACACCTTTGTCCAAGCAGGGAGGCTGCCTGGGGGGCGAGGGTCTAAACGTTTCAAATTTGCCTGAGCAAGACCATCTGGGCATCCAGGTTCCAGCTGCGGCCCCGTTGCCTGAGCGGAGAGGCCTCTGGAATATACAGAGTGTGGCCGGAGCCGCCGCAGCCGTGCCGAAGCAGGAGGACGCCCCAGGTGTTCGGGTGCCGGCTACAGCTTTGCCTGCTCAGGAAGCCCACCTGGAAATCCAAGTTCCAGGCACCGCTCCTTTGGCTGAGGATGGAGGCCATGTGGACATCCGGGATCCAAGCAGCCCCGCTTTGCCCAGGCGGGGATGCTGTTCCGATGTTACGGTTGTAGCCACGGCCACTACGCTGAAGCAAGAAGGTCACTTGCGCACCCAGACCCTGGCCGGTACCCCGCTAACTAAGCAAGGAGGTCCCCGGGATGTTCAGTTCCCAGCCGGTGGCTGCGATCAGGCCATGAACACTTTGCTTACGCGTGGAGGGAACCATCAGATCCCAGGCAGCACCCCACTGCCCCTGCGACACGAGCTCCCGGACATTCAGGCTCCAGGTGCCTCACCTGTGCCTGCATGTGGAGGCCACCTAAGCCATCACGTCCCAGCCGGTGCTCCACTGTCTTCACCCCAAGACTGCTCAGACGTTCAGGCTCCAAACCCCTCGCCTTTGCCCGCACATGGGAGCTGCCTAGACGATCGGGTCCCAGCCAGCACGCCGCTGTGTGTGCCCCACAACCCGGAGGTCCCAGCTACCACACCTTTGCCCCAGCAACCAGGCCTCCCAGACACCCAAGTCCAGGCCCTCCCACCTTTGCCCGAGCAGGACAGCCTCCCAGACAGCGCCGGTCCATCTGCTGCACCTTTGTTGGAGCAGAAGAGCCTCACAGATGGGCATGGTCCAGCTGCAATGCTTTCGCCCGAGCGAAGAGGCTCTCAGGACATCCAGGGCCTGGTACCCACCCCAGGCCAGAGCGCCGTGGTTATGTCCAAACCGGGAGGCCACCTGGTCTCTCCTGTAGTCCGGTCAGAGACTTCAGAGTTGACCCCGCCCCACAGTCCCGCTCCTCCAACCCGTCAGCTCCTGGGCCCCAATGCAGCTGCCCTCTCAAGATACCTGGCAGCCTCGTACATCAGCCAGAGCCTGGCTCGGCGGCAAGGGCCTGGAGGGGACGCTCCCGCAGCCTCCCGGGGTCCCTGgtcctcctctgcccctgcatCGCGGGCACCTTCACCACcgccccaaccccagcccccaccacccccagccagGAGGCTCAGCTATGCCACCACGGTCAACATCCATGTCGGGGGTGGTGGGCGGCTGCGGCCGGCCAAGGCCCAGGTCAGGTTGAACCACCCCACTCTCCTGGCGCCCCCCCAGGAATCTGTGGGCCTTCGCGGGGCCCAGGGAACTCCTGATGCCCCTTTCCACACGTGA
- the ZFP36 gene encoding mRNA decay activator protein ZFP36, whose product MDRATMDLSAIYKSLLSLSPDMPSDHGDTESIPGWPPSGLWSPSSPERSRVGISGRLPGRSTSLVESPSCGWVPPPPGFAPLAPRPGPELSPSPTSPTATPTTSSRYKTELCRTFSESGRCRYGAKCQFAHGLGELRQASRHPKYKTELCHKFYLQGGCPYGSRCHFIHNPSEDLAAPGHPHVLRQSISFSGLPSGRRPSPPPAGLAGPSLSSCSFSPSSSPPPPPGDLPLSPSAFSAAPGTPVARRDPTTVCCPSCRRATPSSVWGPLGGLARSPSAQSLGSDPEEYASSGSSLGGSDSPVFEAGIFGPPQPPAAPRRLPIFNRISVSE is encoded by the exons ATGGATCGCGCCACCATGGACCTCTCCGCCATCTACAAG AGCCTCCTGTCGCTGAGCCCTGACATGCCATCTGACCACGGAGACACGGAGTCCATCCCAGGCTGGCCCCCCTCCGGGCTCTGGAGCCCCAGCTCACCCGAGAGGAGCCGGGTTGGGATCAGTGGCCGCCTGCCTGGCCGCTCCACCAGCCTGGTGGAGAGTCCAAGCTGTGGCTGGGTGCCACCACCCCCGGGTTTCGCACCCCTGGCTCCCCGCCCAGGCCCTGAACTGTCGCCTTCACCCACCTCACCTACTGCGACTCCCACCACCTCATCTCGGTACAAGACCGAGCTGTGTCGGACCTTCTCCGAGAGTGGGCGCTGCCGCTACGGGGCTAAGTGCCAGTTTGCCCACGGGCTGGGCGAGCTGCGCCAGGCCAGCCGCCACCCCAAGTACAAGACCGAACTCTGCCACAAGTTCTACCTCCAGGGCGGCTGCCCCTACGGCTCACGCTGCCACTTCATCCACAACCCCAGCGAAGATCTGGCTGCCCCGGGCCACCCTCATGTGCTGCGCCAGAGCATCAGCTTCTCGGGCCTGCCCTCCGGCCGCCGACCGTCACCACCACCAGCAGGCCTGGCAGGCCCTTCCCtgtcctcctgctccttctctccctccagctccccaCCACCGCCACCTGGGGACCTTCCACTTTcaccctctgccttctctgctgCCCCTGGGACCCCGGTGGCCCGAAGGGACCCCACCACAGTCTGTTGCCCCTCCTGCCGAAGGGCTACCCCCAGTAGCGTCTGGGGGCCCTTGGGTGGCCTGGCTCGGAGCCCCTCTGCACAGTCCCTGGGATCTGATCCTGAAGAATATGCCAGCAGCGGCAGCAGCCTAGGGGGATCCGACTCGCCTGTCTTCGAGGCTGGGATTTTTGGGCCACCCCAGCCACCTGCAGCCCCCCGGCGACTCCCCATCTTCAACCGCATCTCTGTTTCTGAGTGA
- the RPS16 gene encoding 40S ribosomal protein S16 isoform X2, giving the protein MPSKGPLQSVQVFGRKTATAVAHCKRGNGLIKVNGRPLEMIEPRTLQYKLLEPVLLLGKERFAGVDIRVRVKGGGHVAQIYAIRQSISKALVAYYQKYVDEASKKEIKDILIQYDRTLLVADPRRCESKKFGGPGARARYQKSYR; this is encoded by the exons ATGCCGTCCAAGGGTCCTCTGCAGTCCGTGCAGGTCTTCGGACGTAAG ACGGCCACCGCCGTGGCGCACTGCAAGCGGGGCAACGGCCTCATCAAGGTGAACGGGCGGCCCCTGGAGATGATCGAGCCACGCACGCTGCAGTACAAG CTACTGGAACCTGTTCTGCTTCTGGGCAAGGAGCGATTTGCCGGGGTGGACATCCGTGTCCGAGTGAAGGGTGGTGGTCACGTGGCCCAGATTTACG CCATCCGCCAGTCCATCTCCAAGGCGCTGGTGGCCTATTACCAGAAAT ATGTGGACGAGGCCTCCAAGAAGGAGATCAAAGACATCCTTATCCAGTACGACCGGACCCTGCTGGTGGCAGATCCCCGGCGCTGCGAATCCAAAAAGTTTGGCGGTCCTGGTGCCCGTGCTCGCTACCAGAAATCCTACCGATGA
- the RPS16 gene encoding 40S ribosomal protein S16 isoform X1 gives MPSKGPLQSVQVFGRKKTATAVAHCKRGNGLIKVNGRPLEMIEPRTLQYKLLEPVLLLGKERFAGVDIRVRVKGGGHVAQIYAIRQSISKALVAYYQKYVDEASKKEIKDILIQYDRTLLVADPRRCESKKFGGPGARARYQKSYR, from the exons ATGCCGTCCAAGGGTCCTCTGCAGTCCGTGCAGGTCTTCGGACGTAAG AAGACGGCCACCGCCGTGGCGCACTGCAAGCGGGGCAACGGCCTCATCAAGGTGAACGGGCGGCCCCTGGAGATGATCGAGCCACGCACGCTGCAGTACAAG CTACTGGAACCTGTTCTGCTTCTGGGCAAGGAGCGATTTGCCGGGGTGGACATCCGTGTCCGAGTGAAGGGTGGTGGTCACGTGGCCCAGATTTACG CCATCCGCCAGTCCATCTCCAAGGCGCTGGTGGCCTATTACCAGAAAT ATGTGGACGAGGCCTCCAAGAAGGAGATCAAAGACATCCTTATCCAGTACGACCGGACCCTGCTGGTGGCAGATCCCCGGCGCTGCGAATCCAAAAAGTTTGGCGGTCCTGGTGCCCGTGCTCGCTACCAGAAATCCTACCGATGA